One Eurosta solidaginis isolate ZX-2024a chromosome 5, ASM4086904v1, whole genome shotgun sequence DNA segment encodes these proteins:
- the Zasp67 gene encoding titin homolog isoform X2: MVVDIKMCRFENVPWGFRLVGGADYEVPLTVVKVTKGSIAEEAGLREGDVIVRINDTATSPLSHDEADKLIRGAGNVFFIGVQREGDDEEVPKIFPVLNIERPPTPQDFSDLNGRKSPIPRQLAFEEEEKPEVLKAERLSSPKRQDRSSSVLSENTEIKLFEEEIAAVLSGESEVLKEHNVMGVNFYRIFPKPGVCMTSDVLATLNEDATKTKLEKDKEKKKWSTFLVKPDRPIPKSKEAIEAERRATNAYKVKIVKSAPKSRSPSPMPRTSETVVQAELKATEKQPTPPKVEEVEEAPLKDSELPNLEEVKIVIVPPTEENNTTQVEFVNEERNADEVNEGNKQHIGEYNNGPSQEQNTDESVIISDETTNTTATEASMEQQREKSEEEIALESQLADVQRQLAALSSLPSTIQATLDAVTKQLATLLPALQSQTAAQKQEVQEIPAVHGLNLVQIKENVEVTKTEDAPKSEPDCIQEDIVLAETTTPMPEENINMDASNLDDIKKQESKQNKEDMKQMEAEQSVKKQKRNDVIEELEEQLERKTNPRRSKRAFGPLTPSSERPLVLPGGRRWYRPKDAYNDEFIAETLSAQAELITGTTLGVNFMKYQKPERKIDFNRSEVYKIIHHMDRQPVRGIEVRPPVVPAEVDIRKE, from the exons GTCACTAAAGGCAGCATCGCTGAGGAAGCTGGTTTGCGTGAAGGTGATGTTATTGTACGGATTAACGATACTGCCACATCACCACTCTCACATGATGAAGCCGACAAACTTATAAGAGGTGCTGGGAATGTGTTCTTTATCGGCGTGCAacg TGAAGGAGATGACGAGGAGGTTCCGAAGATATTTCCTGTTTTGAACATCGAACGTCCGCCTACACCACAGGATTTCAGCGATTTAAATGGAAGAAAAAGTCCAATTCCAAGACAACTTGCTTTTGAAGAAGAAGAAAAGCCAGAAGTTCTCAAAGCAGAACGTTTATCTTCACCAAAACGGCAAGATCGTTCATCGTCGGTACTTTCTGAGAATACCGAAATCAAGTTGTTTGAAGAAGAAATTGCTGCTGTACTTTCTGGCGAATCGGAAGTGCTAAAGGAGCACAATGTTATGGG TGTTAATTTCTATAGAATATTTCCAAAGCCgggtgtttgtatgacaagtgaTGTACTTGCTACGCTAAACGAAGATGCAACCAAAACTAAGTTGgagaaagataaagaaaaaaagaaatggtCTACATTTTTGGTTAAGCCAGATCGTCCAATACCGAAGAGCAAGGAAGCAATCGAAGCTGAACGTAGAGCGACTAATGCATACAAAGTAAAAATAGTAAAGTCGGCACCAAAATCACGTTCGCCTTCACCAATG ccACGTACATCGGAAACAGTAGTACAAGCAGAATTGAAGGCAACAGAAAAGCAGCCCACACCACCAAAAGTTGAAGAAGTTGAAGAGGCACCCTTAAAAGATAGCGAGCTACCAAATTTAGAAGAAGTTAAGATTGTAATTGTGCCACCAACTGAAGAAAACAACACTACACAGGTAGAGTTTGTAAACGAGGAACGAAATGCAGATGAGGTGAACGAAGGTAATAAACAACATATAGGAGAATATAATAACGGCCCATCGCAAGAGCAAAACACTGATGAGTCCGTTATTATCAGCGATGAAACAACAAATACCACTGCCACTGAAGCTAGTATGGAACAGCAACGCGAAAAGAGCGAAGAAGAGATTGCGCTCGAAAGTCAATTGGCTGATGTACAACGCCAACTGGCCGCACTATCTTCACTGCCATCAACTATACAGGCCACCCTTGATGCTGTTACAAAGCAGCTGGCCACTTTGCTGCCAGCTTTGCAATCGCAGACTGCAGCACAAAAGCAAGAAGTGCAAGAAATTCCTGCTGTGCACGGTTTGAATTTGGTACAGATTAAGGAAAATGTTGAAGTGACAAAAACAGAAGATG CACCCAAATCAGAGCCCGATTGTATTCAGGAGGACATTGTACTAGCTGAAACTACAACCCCGATGCCAGAGGAAAACATTAATATGGATGCTTCTAATTTAGATGATATTAAGAAGCAAgagtcaaaacaaaacaaagaagATATGAAACAAATGGAAGCAGAACAAAGTGTGAAAAAACAGAAG CGCAACGATGTCATCGAGGAACTTGAAGAGCAACTAGAACGCAAAACTAATCCACGTCGTTCAAAACGCGCCTTTGGGCCATTAACACCATCTTCGGAGCGCCCGCTTGTATTACCCGGCGGTAGGCGTTGGTATCGGCCAAAGGATGCTTACAATGATGAATTCATAGCGGAAACATTAAGCGCACAAGCGGAACTCATAACTGGCACAACATTGGG AGTCAACTTCATGAAGTATCAAAAGCCTGAAAGAAAAATCGACTTCAATAGAAGTGAAGTTTACAAAATAATTCATCACATGGACCGACAGCCCGTGCGCGGCATTGAAGTTCGACCACCCGTAGTACCGGCTGAAGTGGATATAAGAAAG gAGTAA
- the Zasp67 gene encoding titin homolog isoform X3 gives MVVDIKMCRFENVPWGFRLVGGADYEVPLTVVKVTKGSIAEEAGLREGDVIVRINDTATSPLSHDEADKLIRGAGNVFFIGVQREGDDEEVPKIFPVLNIERPPTPQDFSDLNGRKSPIPRQLAFEEEEKPEVLKAERLSSPKRQDRSSSVLSENTEIKLFEEEIAAVLSGESEVLKEHNVMGIFPKPGVCMTSDVLATLNEDATKTKLEKDKEKKKWSTFLVKPDRPIPKSKEAIEAERRATNAYKVKIVKSAPKSRSPSPMPRTSETVVQAELKATEKQPTPPKVEEVEEAPLKDSELPNLEEVKIVIVPPTEENNTTQVEFVNEERNADEVNEGNKQHIGEYNNGPSQEQNTDESVIISDETTNTTATEASMEQQREKSEEEIALESQLADVQRQLAALSSLPSTIQATLDAVTKQLATLLPALQSQTAAQKQEVQEIPAVHGLNLVQIKENVEVTKTEDAPKSEPDCIQEDIVLAETTTPMPEENINMDASNLDDIKKQESKQNKEDMKQMEAEQSVKKQKRNDVIEELEEQLERKTNPRRSKRAFGPLTPSSERPLVLPGGRRWYRPKDAYNDEFIAETLSAQAELITGTTLGVNFMKYQKPERKIDFNRSEVYKIIHHMDRQPVRGIEVRPPVVPAEVDIRKVALQP, from the exons GTCACTAAAGGCAGCATCGCTGAGGAAGCTGGTTTGCGTGAAGGTGATGTTATTGTACGGATTAACGATACTGCCACATCACCACTCTCACATGATGAAGCCGACAAACTTATAAGAGGTGCTGGGAATGTGTTCTTTATCGGCGTGCAacg TGAAGGAGATGACGAGGAGGTTCCGAAGATATTTCCTGTTTTGAACATCGAACGTCCGCCTACACCACAGGATTTCAGCGATTTAAATGGAAGAAAAAGTCCAATTCCAAGACAACTTGCTTTTGAAGAAGAAGAAAAGCCAGAAGTTCTCAAAGCAGAACGTTTATCTTCACCAAAACGGCAAGATCGTTCATCGTCGGTACTTTCTGAGAATACCGAAATCAAGTTGTTTGAAGAAGAAATTGCTGCTGTACTTTCTGGCGAATCGGAAGTGCTAAAGGAGCACAATGTTATGGG AATATTTCCAAAGCCgggtgtttgtatgacaagtgaTGTACTTGCTACGCTAAACGAAGATGCAACCAAAACTAAGTTGgagaaagataaagaaaaaaagaaatggtCTACATTTTTGGTTAAGCCAGATCGTCCAATACCGAAGAGCAAGGAAGCAATCGAAGCTGAACGTAGAGCGACTAATGCATACAAAGTAAAAATAGTAAAGTCGGCACCAAAATCACGTTCGCCTTCACCAATG ccACGTACATCGGAAACAGTAGTACAAGCAGAATTGAAGGCAACAGAAAAGCAGCCCACACCACCAAAAGTTGAAGAAGTTGAAGAGGCACCCTTAAAAGATAGCGAGCTACCAAATTTAGAAGAAGTTAAGATTGTAATTGTGCCACCAACTGAAGAAAACAACACTACACAGGTAGAGTTTGTAAACGAGGAACGAAATGCAGATGAGGTGAACGAAGGTAATAAACAACATATAGGAGAATATAATAACGGCCCATCGCAAGAGCAAAACACTGATGAGTCCGTTATTATCAGCGATGAAACAACAAATACCACTGCCACTGAAGCTAGTATGGAACAGCAACGCGAAAAGAGCGAAGAAGAGATTGCGCTCGAAAGTCAATTGGCTGATGTACAACGCCAACTGGCCGCACTATCTTCACTGCCATCAACTATACAGGCCACCCTTGATGCTGTTACAAAGCAGCTGGCCACTTTGCTGCCAGCTTTGCAATCGCAGACTGCAGCACAAAAGCAAGAAGTGCAAGAAATTCCTGCTGTGCACGGTTTGAATTTGGTACAGATTAAGGAAAATGTTGAAGTGACAAAAACAGAAGATG CACCCAAATCAGAGCCCGATTGTATTCAGGAGGACATTGTACTAGCTGAAACTACAACCCCGATGCCAGAGGAAAACATTAATATGGATGCTTCTAATTTAGATGATATTAAGAAGCAAgagtcaaaacaaaacaaagaagATATGAAACAAATGGAAGCAGAACAAAGTGTGAAAAAACAGAAG CGCAACGATGTCATCGAGGAACTTGAAGAGCAACTAGAACGCAAAACTAATCCACGTCGTTCAAAACGCGCCTTTGGGCCATTAACACCATCTTCGGAGCGCCCGCTTGTATTACCCGGCGGTAGGCGTTGGTATCGGCCAAAGGATGCTTACAATGATGAATTCATAGCGGAAACATTAAGCGCACAAGCGGAACTCATAACTGGCACAACATTGGG AGTCAACTTCATGAAGTATCAAAAGCCTGAAAGAAAAATCGACTTCAATAGAAGTGAAGTTTACAAAATAATTCATCACATGGACCGACAGCCCGTGCGCGGCATTGAAGTTCGACCACCCGTAGTACCGGCTGAAGTGGATATAAGAAAGGTGGCGTTGCAACCTTAA
- the Zasp67 gene encoding titin homolog isoform X1 encodes MVVDIKMCRFENVPWGFRLVGGADYEVPLTVVKVTKGSIAEEAGLREGDVIVRINDTATSPLSHDEADKLIRGAGNVFFIGVQREGDDEEVPKIFPVLNIERPPTPQDFSDLNGRKSPIPRQLAFEEEEKPEVLKAERLSSPKRQDRSSSVLSENTEIKLFEEEIAAVLSGESEVLKEHNVMGVNFYRIFPKPGVCMTSDVLATLNEDATKTKLEKDKEKKKWSTFLVKPDRPIPKSKEAIEAERRATNAYKVKIVKSAPKSRSPSPMPRTSETVVQAELKATEKQPTPPKVEEVEEAPLKDSELPNLEEVKIVIVPPTEENNTTQVEFVNEERNADEVNEGNKQHIGEYNNGPSQEQNTDESVIISDETTNTTATEASMEQQREKSEEEIALESQLADVQRQLAALSSLPSTIQATLDAVTKQLATLLPALQSQTAAQKQEVQEIPAVHGLNLVQIKENVEVTKTEDAPKSEPDCIQEDIVLAETTTPMPEENINMDASNLDDIKKQESKQNKEDMKQMEAEQSVKKQKRNDVIEELEEQLERKTNPRRSKRAFGPLTPSSERPLVLPGGRRWYRPKDAYNDEFIAETLSAQAELITGTTLGVNFMKYQKPERKIDFNRSEVYKIIHHMDRQPVRGIEVRPPVVPAEVDIRKVALQP; translated from the exons GTCACTAAAGGCAGCATCGCTGAGGAAGCTGGTTTGCGTGAAGGTGATGTTATTGTACGGATTAACGATACTGCCACATCACCACTCTCACATGATGAAGCCGACAAACTTATAAGAGGTGCTGGGAATGTGTTCTTTATCGGCGTGCAacg TGAAGGAGATGACGAGGAGGTTCCGAAGATATTTCCTGTTTTGAACATCGAACGTCCGCCTACACCACAGGATTTCAGCGATTTAAATGGAAGAAAAAGTCCAATTCCAAGACAACTTGCTTTTGAAGAAGAAGAAAAGCCAGAAGTTCTCAAAGCAGAACGTTTATCTTCACCAAAACGGCAAGATCGTTCATCGTCGGTACTTTCTGAGAATACCGAAATCAAGTTGTTTGAAGAAGAAATTGCTGCTGTACTTTCTGGCGAATCGGAAGTGCTAAAGGAGCACAATGTTATGGG TGTTAATTTCTATAGAATATTTCCAAAGCCgggtgtttgtatgacaagtgaTGTACTTGCTACGCTAAACGAAGATGCAACCAAAACTAAGTTGgagaaagataaagaaaaaaagaaatggtCTACATTTTTGGTTAAGCCAGATCGTCCAATACCGAAGAGCAAGGAAGCAATCGAAGCTGAACGTAGAGCGACTAATGCATACAAAGTAAAAATAGTAAAGTCGGCACCAAAATCACGTTCGCCTTCACCAATG ccACGTACATCGGAAACAGTAGTACAAGCAGAATTGAAGGCAACAGAAAAGCAGCCCACACCACCAAAAGTTGAAGAAGTTGAAGAGGCACCCTTAAAAGATAGCGAGCTACCAAATTTAGAAGAAGTTAAGATTGTAATTGTGCCACCAACTGAAGAAAACAACACTACACAGGTAGAGTTTGTAAACGAGGAACGAAATGCAGATGAGGTGAACGAAGGTAATAAACAACATATAGGAGAATATAATAACGGCCCATCGCAAGAGCAAAACACTGATGAGTCCGTTATTATCAGCGATGAAACAACAAATACCACTGCCACTGAAGCTAGTATGGAACAGCAACGCGAAAAGAGCGAAGAAGAGATTGCGCTCGAAAGTCAATTGGCTGATGTACAACGCCAACTGGCCGCACTATCTTCACTGCCATCAACTATACAGGCCACCCTTGATGCTGTTACAAAGCAGCTGGCCACTTTGCTGCCAGCTTTGCAATCGCAGACTGCAGCACAAAAGCAAGAAGTGCAAGAAATTCCTGCTGTGCACGGTTTGAATTTGGTACAGATTAAGGAAAATGTTGAAGTGACAAAAACAGAAGATG CACCCAAATCAGAGCCCGATTGTATTCAGGAGGACATTGTACTAGCTGAAACTACAACCCCGATGCCAGAGGAAAACATTAATATGGATGCTTCTAATTTAGATGATATTAAGAAGCAAgagtcaaaacaaaacaaagaagATATGAAACAAATGGAAGCAGAACAAAGTGTGAAAAAACAGAAG CGCAACGATGTCATCGAGGAACTTGAAGAGCAACTAGAACGCAAAACTAATCCACGTCGTTCAAAACGCGCCTTTGGGCCATTAACACCATCTTCGGAGCGCCCGCTTGTATTACCCGGCGGTAGGCGTTGGTATCGGCCAAAGGATGCTTACAATGATGAATTCATAGCGGAAACATTAAGCGCACAAGCGGAACTCATAACTGGCACAACATTGGG AGTCAACTTCATGAAGTATCAAAAGCCTGAAAGAAAAATCGACTTCAATAGAAGTGAAGTTTACAAAATAATTCATCACATGGACCGACAGCCCGTGCGCGGCATTGAAGTTCGACCACCCGTAGTACCGGCTGAAGTGGATATAAGAAAGGTGGCGTTGCAACCTTAA
- the Zasp67 gene encoding PDZ and LIM domain protein 2 isoform X4 has product MVVDIKMCRFENVPWGFRLVGGADYEVPLTVVKVTKGSIAEEAGLREGDVIVRINDTATSPLSHDEADKLIRGAGNVFFIGVQREGDDEEVPKIFPVLNIERPPTPQDFSDLNGRKSPIPRQLAFEEEEKPEVLKAERLSSPKRQDRSSSVLSENTEIKLFEEEIAAVLSGESEVLKEHNVMGVNFYRIFPKPGVCMTSDVLATLNEDATKTKLEKDKEKKKWSTFLVKPDRPIPKSKEAIEAERRATNAYKVKIVKSAPKSRSPSPMPRTSETVVQAELKATEKQPTPPKVEEVEEAPLKDSELPNLEEVKIVIVPPTEENNTTQVEFVNEERNADEVNEGNKQHIGEYNNGPSQEQNTDESVIISDETTNTTATEASMEQQREKSEEEIALESQLADVQRQLAALSSLPSTIQATLDAVTKQLATLLPALQSQTAAQKQEVQEIPAVHGLNLVQIKENVEVTKTEDAPKSEPDCIQEDIVLAETTTPMPEENINMDASNLDDIKKQESKQNKEDMKQMEAEQSVKKQKLLVFYSGKQFTLNNDDENLSQGVL; this is encoded by the exons GTCACTAAAGGCAGCATCGCTGAGGAAGCTGGTTTGCGTGAAGGTGATGTTATTGTACGGATTAACGATACTGCCACATCACCACTCTCACATGATGAAGCCGACAAACTTATAAGAGGTGCTGGGAATGTGTTCTTTATCGGCGTGCAacg TGAAGGAGATGACGAGGAGGTTCCGAAGATATTTCCTGTTTTGAACATCGAACGTCCGCCTACACCACAGGATTTCAGCGATTTAAATGGAAGAAAAAGTCCAATTCCAAGACAACTTGCTTTTGAAGAAGAAGAAAAGCCAGAAGTTCTCAAAGCAGAACGTTTATCTTCACCAAAACGGCAAGATCGTTCATCGTCGGTACTTTCTGAGAATACCGAAATCAAGTTGTTTGAAGAAGAAATTGCTGCTGTACTTTCTGGCGAATCGGAAGTGCTAAAGGAGCACAATGTTATGGG TGTTAATTTCTATAGAATATTTCCAAAGCCgggtgtttgtatgacaagtgaTGTACTTGCTACGCTAAACGAAGATGCAACCAAAACTAAGTTGgagaaagataaagaaaaaaagaaatggtCTACATTTTTGGTTAAGCCAGATCGTCCAATACCGAAGAGCAAGGAAGCAATCGAAGCTGAACGTAGAGCGACTAATGCATACAAAGTAAAAATAGTAAAGTCGGCACCAAAATCACGTTCGCCTTCACCAATG ccACGTACATCGGAAACAGTAGTACAAGCAGAATTGAAGGCAACAGAAAAGCAGCCCACACCACCAAAAGTTGAAGAAGTTGAAGAGGCACCCTTAAAAGATAGCGAGCTACCAAATTTAGAAGAAGTTAAGATTGTAATTGTGCCACCAACTGAAGAAAACAACACTACACAGGTAGAGTTTGTAAACGAGGAACGAAATGCAGATGAGGTGAACGAAGGTAATAAACAACATATAGGAGAATATAATAACGGCCCATCGCAAGAGCAAAACACTGATGAGTCCGTTATTATCAGCGATGAAACAACAAATACCACTGCCACTGAAGCTAGTATGGAACAGCAACGCGAAAAGAGCGAAGAAGAGATTGCGCTCGAAAGTCAATTGGCTGATGTACAACGCCAACTGGCCGCACTATCTTCACTGCCATCAACTATACAGGCCACCCTTGATGCTGTTACAAAGCAGCTGGCCACTTTGCTGCCAGCTTTGCAATCGCAGACTGCAGCACAAAAGCAAGAAGTGCAAGAAATTCCTGCTGTGCACGGTTTGAATTTGGTACAGATTAAGGAAAATGTTGAAGTGACAAAAACAGAAGATG CACCCAAATCAGAGCCCGATTGTATTCAGGAGGACATTGTACTAGCTGAAACTACAACCCCGATGCCAGAGGAAAACATTAATATGGATGCTTCTAATTTAGATGATATTAAGAAGCAAgagtcaaaacaaaacaaagaagATATGAAACAAATGGAAGCAGAACAAAGTGTGAAAAAACAGAAG CTTTTGGTCTTTTACAGCGGCAAACAGTTCACTTTGAATAACGATGATGAAAATTTAAGCCAAGGCGTACTTTAA
- the Zasp67 gene encoding PDZ and LIM domain protein 2 isoform X5, with translation MVVDIKMCRFENVPWGFRLVGGADYEVPLTVVKVTKGSIAEEAGLREGDVIVRINDTATSPLSHDEADKLIRGAGNVFFIGVQREGDDEEVPKIFPVLNIERPPTPQDFSDLNGRKSPIPRQLAFEEEEKPEVLKAERLSSPKRQDRSSSVLSENTEIKLFEEEIAAVLSGESEVLKEHNVMGVNFYRIFPKPGVCMTSDVLATLNEDATKTKLEKDKEKKKWSTFLVKPDRPIPKSKEAIEAERRATNAYKVKIVKSAPKSRSPSPMPRTSETVVQAELKATEKQPTPPKVEEVEEAPLKDSELPNLEEVKIVIVPPTEENNTTQVEFVNEERNADEVNEGNKQHIGEYNNGPSQEQNTDESVIISDETTNTTATEASMEQQREKSEEEIALESQLADVQRQLAALSSLPSTIQATLDAVTKQLATLLPALQSQTAAQKQEVQEIPAVHGLNLVQIKENVEVTKTEDAPKSEPDCIQEDIVLAETTTPMPEENINMDASNLDDIKKQESKQNKEDMKQMEAEQSVKKQKRQTVHFE, from the exons GTCACTAAAGGCAGCATCGCTGAGGAAGCTGGTTTGCGTGAAGGTGATGTTATTGTACGGATTAACGATACTGCCACATCACCACTCTCACATGATGAAGCCGACAAACTTATAAGAGGTGCTGGGAATGTGTTCTTTATCGGCGTGCAacg TGAAGGAGATGACGAGGAGGTTCCGAAGATATTTCCTGTTTTGAACATCGAACGTCCGCCTACACCACAGGATTTCAGCGATTTAAATGGAAGAAAAAGTCCAATTCCAAGACAACTTGCTTTTGAAGAAGAAGAAAAGCCAGAAGTTCTCAAAGCAGAACGTTTATCTTCACCAAAACGGCAAGATCGTTCATCGTCGGTACTTTCTGAGAATACCGAAATCAAGTTGTTTGAAGAAGAAATTGCTGCTGTACTTTCTGGCGAATCGGAAGTGCTAAAGGAGCACAATGTTATGGG TGTTAATTTCTATAGAATATTTCCAAAGCCgggtgtttgtatgacaagtgaTGTACTTGCTACGCTAAACGAAGATGCAACCAAAACTAAGTTGgagaaagataaagaaaaaaagaaatggtCTACATTTTTGGTTAAGCCAGATCGTCCAATACCGAAGAGCAAGGAAGCAATCGAAGCTGAACGTAGAGCGACTAATGCATACAAAGTAAAAATAGTAAAGTCGGCACCAAAATCACGTTCGCCTTCACCAATG ccACGTACATCGGAAACAGTAGTACAAGCAGAATTGAAGGCAACAGAAAAGCAGCCCACACCACCAAAAGTTGAAGAAGTTGAAGAGGCACCCTTAAAAGATAGCGAGCTACCAAATTTAGAAGAAGTTAAGATTGTAATTGTGCCACCAACTGAAGAAAACAACACTACACAGGTAGAGTTTGTAAACGAGGAACGAAATGCAGATGAGGTGAACGAAGGTAATAAACAACATATAGGAGAATATAATAACGGCCCATCGCAAGAGCAAAACACTGATGAGTCCGTTATTATCAGCGATGAAACAACAAATACCACTGCCACTGAAGCTAGTATGGAACAGCAACGCGAAAAGAGCGAAGAAGAGATTGCGCTCGAAAGTCAATTGGCTGATGTACAACGCCAACTGGCCGCACTATCTTCACTGCCATCAACTATACAGGCCACCCTTGATGCTGTTACAAAGCAGCTGGCCACTTTGCTGCCAGCTTTGCAATCGCAGACTGCAGCACAAAAGCAAGAAGTGCAAGAAATTCCTGCTGTGCACGGTTTGAATTTGGTACAGATTAAGGAAAATGTTGAAGTGACAAAAACAGAAGATG CACCCAAATCAGAGCCCGATTGTATTCAGGAGGACATTGTACTAGCTGAAACTACAACCCCGATGCCAGAGGAAAACATTAATATGGATGCTTCTAATTTAGATGATATTAAGAAGCAAgagtcaaaacaaaacaaagaagATATGAAACAAATGGAAGCAGAACAAAGTGTGAAAAAACAGAAG CGGCAAACAGTTCACTTTGAATAA